One genomic window of Gavia stellata isolate bGavSte3 chromosome 7, bGavSte3.hap2, whole genome shotgun sequence includes the following:
- the GSC gene encoding homeobox protein goosecoid, with amino-acid sequence MPVSMFSIDNILAARPRCKDSVLLPPSAAPVVFPSLHGDPLYGSASDYGGFYSRAVAPASALPPAVTGSRLGYNNYYYGQLHVPASPVGPSCCGAVPPLGAQQCSCVPPAGYEGTGSVLMSPVPHQMLPYMNVGTLSRTELQLLNQLHCRRKRRHRTIFTDEQLEALENLFQETKYPDVGTREQLARRVHLREEKVEVWFKNRRAKWRRQKRSSSEESENAQKWNKASKTSPEKRQEDGKSDLDSDS; translated from the exons ATGCCTGTGAGCATGTTCAGCATCGACAATATCCTGGCGGCCAGACCTCGCTGCAAGGACTCGGTGCTGCTGCCCCCGAGCGCCGCGCCCGTCGTCTTCCCCAGCCTCCACGGGGACCCGCTCTACGGCAGCGCCTCCGACTACGGCGGATTTTACTCCCGGGCGGTGGCACCCGCCTCCGCGCTGCCGCCGGCGGTCACCGGATCTCGGCTCGGCTACAACAACTACTACTACGGGCAGCTGCATGTGCCGGCGTCCCCCGTGGGCCCTTCGTGCTGCGGGGCCGTGCCGCCCCTGGGCGCCCAGCAGTGCTCCTGCGTCCCCCCCGCAG GTTACGAGGGCACTGGGTCAGTCCTGATGTCCCCTGTTCCCCATCAGATGTTGCCCTACATGAACGTGGGCACTTTGTCCCGGACGGAGCTGCAGTTACTGAACCAGCTGCACTGCAGGCGAAAAAGACGGCATCGGACCATCTTCACTGACGAGCAGCTAGAAGCGCTGGAAAACCTCTTCCAGGAAACGAAATACCCAGACGTGGGCACCAGGGAACAGCTGGCCAGAAGGGTGCacttaagagaggaaaaagtggAG GTTTGGTTCAAAAACCGCCGGGCGAAGTGGAGGAGGCAAAAGCGATCGTCTTCGGAGGAGTCAGAAAACGCACAAAAATGGAATAAAGCGTCTAAAACGTCTCCGGAGAAGAGACAAGAGGACGGAAAAAGTGACTTGGACTCCGACAGCTGA